In Pseudomonas sp. FP1742, the DNA window ATGCACTCGATGGAATCGATCCCGCCCTTGGCCTTTCCGGCCTGTAATCAGAAGACCTCAGACAGATGAACGACTCAGAACAGTTTTCAGCACAACGCCGTCGTGTATTGATGGGTATGGGAGCCGCCGGTGTGGCGATAGCTGGTTCGGCCCTGAGTTGCCCGGCCATGGCCGCCAGCCCCGCGCAAGTCACCGAAGCACCCAGCAGCGACAAGACCGAGGACCGCCACGCCTTCCACGGCCCGCACCAGACCGGCATCGTCACCCCGCGCCCAACATCCGGCATGCTGGTGTCGTTCGACGTATTGGCCAGCGACCGCGCAGATCTGGAGCGGCTGTTTCGCACGCTCAACGAGCGTATCGCGTTCCTGATGCAGGGCGGTCCGGTGGCCCAGGTCGACCCCAAACTGCCGCCGCTGGACTCGGGGATTCTTGGCCCGGTGGTCACACCGGACAACCTGACCATCACTGTATCGGTGGGCGAGTCGCTGTTCGACGAGCGCTTCGGTCTGGCCGGCGCCAAGCCCAAGCGGCTGATCCGCATGGTCGGTTTCCCCAACGACGCACTGGAGGCCGACTGCTGCCACGGCGACCTTAGCCTGCAGTTCTGCTCCAACACCGCCGACACCAACATCCACGCCCTGCGCGACATCGTGAAAAACCTGCCGGATCTGTTGCTGGTGCGCTGGAAACAGGAAGGCAGCGTGCCTCCGCAAGCCCCGACGAAACCCGGCGTGCCGGCGCAAAGCGCACGCAACTTTCTGGGTTTTCGCGACGGCTCGGCCAACCCCGACTCCAACGACGCCAAGGCCATGGACAGCATCGTCTGGGTCCAGCCCGGCAGCGACGAACCGG includes these proteins:
- the efeB gene encoding iron uptake transporter deferrochelatase/peroxidase subunit, coding for MNDSEQFSAQRRRVLMGMGAAGVAIAGSALSCPAMAASPAQVTEAPSSDKTEDRHAFHGPHQTGIVTPRPTSGMLVSFDVLASDRADLERLFRTLNERIAFLMQGGPVAQVDPKLPPLDSGILGPVVTPDNLTITVSVGESLFDERFGLAGAKPKRLIRMVGFPNDALEADCCHGDLSLQFCSNTADTNIHALRDIVKNLPDLLLVRWKQEGSVPPQAPTKPGVPAQSARNFLGFRDGSANPDSNDAKAMDSIVWVQPGSDEPAWAVNGSYQAVRIIRNFVERWDRTPLQEQQSIIGRVKSTGAPMDGAHETQVPDYAKDPEGKLTKLDAHIRLANPRTAATQANLILRRPFNYSNGVNKNGQLDMGLLFICYQADLQKGFITVQTRLNGEPLEEYLKPVGGGYFFTLPGVTGDKDFIGRSLLNATQPKASV